One Oncorhynchus kisutch isolate 150728-3 linkage group LG13, Okis_V2, whole genome shotgun sequence DNA window includes the following coding sequences:
- the LOC116376713 gene encoding myomesin-3-like, with product MDITVGSPRFPMFNLQKGKSYCFRVRSANKYGVSESSEPSLPISLGQPQAAPAPATSVFAIRDTDSAVLLQWQEPLEKEGILGNYLYYSEAGKQEWRTINNKPTTHIKYSTEPI from the exons ATGGACATCACGGTGGGCTCTCCCAGGTTCCCCATGTTTAACCTACAGAAGGGGAAGTCCTACTGCTTCCGGGTGCGCTCCGCCAACAAGTATGGCGTGAGCGAATCCTCAGAGCCGAGCCTGCCAATCTCACTGGGACAACCCCAAG CTGCTCCTGCTCCAGCCACCTCCGTCTTTGCCATCCGAGACACAGATTCTGCTGTCCTGCTTCAGTGGCAGGAGCCCTTGGAGAAAGAGGGCATTCTGGGAAACTACCTGTACTACAGCGAGGCTGGGAAGCAAGAGTGGAGGACGATCAACAACAAGCCAACCACCCACATCAAGTACAGTACTGAACCCATTTAA
- the LOC109902136 gene encoding fatty acid-binding protein 10-A, liver basic-like, with protein sequence MAFSGTWQVYAQENYEEFLRAISLPEDVIKLAKDIKPITEIQQNGNDFVITSKTPGKSVTNSFTIGKEADITTMDGKKLKCTVRLEGGKLMCNTDKFSSVQELKGGEMVETLTVDSTSLIRRSKKL encoded by the exons ATGGCCTTCAGTGGAACGTGGCAGGTGTATGCGCAGGAGAACTACGAGGAGTTTCTCAGGGCCATCT CCCTCCCAGAAGATGTTATCAAGCTGGCCAAAGACATCAAGCCCATCACTGAGATCCAGCAGAACGGCAATGACTTTGTCATCACCTCCAAAACTCCTGGCAAGTCCGTCACCAACTCCTTCACCATCGGCAAAGAGGCCGACATCACCACCATGGATGGCAAAAAGCTCAAG TGCACTGTCAGACTGGAGGGAGGAAAGCTGATGTGCAACACAGATAAATTCTCCAGCGTCCAGGAGCTCAAGGGAGGAGAGATGGTTGAG ACGCTGACAGTGGACTCTACATCACTCATCAGGAGGAGCAAAAAGTTGTGA
- the LOC109902137 gene encoding serine/arginine-rich splicing factor 10-like isoform X1: protein MARYMRPPNPSLFIRNISDESRPEELRREFGRYGPIVDVYIPLDFSTRRPRGFAYIQFEDVRDAEDALHNLDHKWVCGRQIEIQFAQGDRKTPNQMKTKESSPRRGSRSSSFSRYDDYERGDGRRRRSRSRSYERRRSRSPSCDRRPRRSESPRDSRSYGRHRRSRSHENDRYRGPPREHHRMHHAPPSRTRSASRSPSPPRSRPKDTKSQSKSPSPVKDFHPSSGSQKQACRRSYSRSVSRSRSRS from the exons ATGGCTAGGTACATGAGGCCCCCTAACCCATCACTCTTCATTAGAAACATCTCCGACGAATCCAG GCCAGAGGAACTACGCCGCGAATTTGGTCGTTATGGGCCTATTGTAGATGTCTACATTCCACTTGACTTCTCTACACGGCGACCAAGAGGATTTGCTTACATTCA ATTCGAGGACGTGCGAGATGCAGAGGATGCCCTCCACAACCTGGACCACAAGTGGGTGTGTGGTCGACAGATCGAGATCCAGTTTGCACAGGGTGACCGAAAAA CCCCCAACCAGATGAAGACTAAGGAGAGCTCTCCTCGCAGAGGGTCCCGCAGCAGCTCCTTCTCCCGCTACGACGACTACGAACGCGGCGATGGCCGACGCAGACGCTCTCGCAGTCGCAGCTACGAAAGGCGCCGGTCGCGTAGCCCTTCCTGCGACCGCCGTCCTCGGAGGTCAGAGAGCCCTAGAGA CTCTCGATCATATGGCAGGCACAGGCGAAGCAGAAGCCATGAAAATGACAG GTACAGGGGCCCTCCACGTGAACACCACAGGATGCACCACGCACCCCCATCTCGTACCCGCTCTGcatcccgctccccctctcctcccagatCTAGGCCCAAAGATACAAAGTCTCAGTCCAAATCCCCCAGCCCCGTCAAGGACTTCCACCCCTCTTCTGGCTCCCAGAAACAGGCCTGTCGACGCTCCTACTCCAGATCTGTGTCCCGATCTCGCTCCAGATCCTAG
- the LOC109902137 gene encoding serine/arginine-rich splicing factor 10-like isoform X2: MPEELRREFGRYGPIVDVYIPLDFSTRRPRGFAYIQFEDVRDAEDALHNLDHKWVCGRQIEIQFAQGDRKTPNQMKTKESSPRRGSRSSSFSRYDDYERGDGRRRRSRSRSYERRRSRSPSCDRRPRRSESPRDSRSYGRHRRSRSHENDRYRGPPREHHRMHHAPPSRTRSASRSPSPPRSRPKDTKSQSKSPSPVKDFHPSSGSQKQACRRSYSRSVSRSRSRS; this comes from the exons AT GCCAGAGGAACTACGCCGCGAATTTGGTCGTTATGGGCCTATTGTAGATGTCTACATTCCACTTGACTTCTCTACACGGCGACCAAGAGGATTTGCTTACATTCA ATTCGAGGACGTGCGAGATGCAGAGGATGCCCTCCACAACCTGGACCACAAGTGGGTGTGTGGTCGACAGATCGAGATCCAGTTTGCACAGGGTGACCGAAAAA CCCCCAACCAGATGAAGACTAAGGAGAGCTCTCCTCGCAGAGGGTCCCGCAGCAGCTCCTTCTCCCGCTACGACGACTACGAACGCGGCGATGGCCGACGCAGACGCTCTCGCAGTCGCAGCTACGAAAGGCGCCGGTCGCGTAGCCCTTCCTGCGACCGCCGTCCTCGGAGGTCAGAGAGCCCTAGAGA CTCTCGATCATATGGCAGGCACAGGCGAAGCAGAAGCCATGAAAATGACAG GTACAGGGGCCCTCCACGTGAACACCACAGGATGCACCACGCACCCCCATCTCGTACCCGCTCTGcatcccgctccccctctcctcccagatCTAGGCCCAAAGATACAAAGTCTCAGTCCAAATCCCCCAGCCCCGTCAAGGACTTCCACCCCTCTTCTGGCTCCCAGAAACAGGCCTGTCGACGCTCCTACTCCAGATCTGTGTCCCGATCTCGCTCCAGATCCTAG